The Syngnathus scovelli strain Florida chromosome 11, RoL_Ssco_1.2, whole genome shotgun sequence region GTGTACGGTTACTAAAAGAAGGGTGCCCAAAAATAAACTAGGATAATTGGCTACATGTTGTTTTATCCTGTACTAAAATTACCTCATCACACTCTAATCTATTGAGATCCAATATAGGAGCTGTATAAAACCAAAATCTCCTATAGTTTACAATGTAAAAAGCTTAGAGTGTACAATGCTTTTTGTTCTTTCACagatgaagacaaaaaaattatattgagTGATGCTGAGTGGTCAGCGCTAGCGAGGCCTTGTCCGCTGAAACCTTTTCAGAACAAAATTATAGTTTTTATTCCTTCTCATACTGTGCATatggatatatattttttgtccaaTCATATTTCAGCCTGTCATTTGATTTGAATCTTACCAGGCACTGTGGAATCAGTAGGGTTGGCAAATATAGCTATTTTCAACCAATTTGATTTCAAATACAGCTCAGAAAACCAAATTTTCAACCAATTTGATTTCAAATACACCTCAGAAAACCAGCTTGTGAGCTGGCACAACATAACAGCATCTATTTTCGGTcctctgattggctggcaagAGCAAACCACATGATCTGCacacatgaataaaaataatgtttgaaaaaaatactattcaaataatacaaaatattcTATTCAAGTACCAGAAATGGTGTATTCATGTGGAACTATTGGCTTTCCTAATTCGTATTGTTTGCACATGATGGCTaaccaaataaattaaataaacaaataatagaaaACAGCCAAACTGTCTGAAAGTAAAACAATCGCCACCTAGTGTTGTGGAGGCCAATGATAATTCAAGTAAACTGCAACCCCAGGGTGTAAATAAATGGCGGGAAGGCGCAATGTATAAGTAGTATGATAAACGTGACTATACAGCCATACTGAATGGGATCGCACGTTGATGAATGGTGTCATTTGCTGCCATGGAAAGAAAGCGGACGGCCAACGACTCTTTCAATGACAATACGTCAGTGTCAAGTTGATAAACAGGCCCGTATTTAATGTGCAGGGAAAATTCTCATGCGCTTTGGTAGGTACttatgttttggttagcaacatggTTCACAGGGGCTATGGCTGCGTGTGAACGGTCCCGGTTATGAATAGAGATATTTACTGTGACTATGCTTCTTATCCTGAGAAAATCGAAGTGTCTATTAGAGAAATGCTTTCATGTCGTGAAACAATGCACCAATTCACTTACTGTTGTCATCCCGAAAGACGAAAGATGAAATGACGCACTCCAATTTACAGAGCAAGAGACACCTCTAAATGCAATGTACAGGATACATGCACAAACATCTGCATACATGGCAGCTTTTTCAATCTTCCCCCTTTACATCAGAGAGTTAGGACAGGAGCATGTCTACTGACAACAAGAGATGCAAATATGCAAAAGCCATGAATTTTTATGCACTGTTGAattctttaaatgcaaatggatTCAAGCAGGCATAAAGACACAATTAGGGACTCAGCTTTTCAAATCACAGTTTGTGTGCTGACTGGATTTACCACCATTTCATGTGGTCTCTGTGTGTGAtcgagtgtcaaaggcagccagCTGGACAGTGAAGGGCGAAGCACCAGAGAGTCATTTCCAACTTTCacttaaaatgttatgggaagcgTCGAGTCACATTAACATTTTCGAAGCCTGATAGATTAGAAAGCACCCAGACATGGTGTTTCTTTAAGGCAAAAAAAGCATTACAGCTCATGAAAGTTTTTTCCTCTCCAACTGCCGAGTGTGAAACCCCCCAGAAgtgttgcatttgacacattagATGCATTGGAGAAGAAAGCGTCTAAATCATGGGATTGAGTAAAATTACTACCAGCCATCTAACATCTATTCTCCTTTATATTTTCCAGGTGTCAACAGAACAATCAATTGACCATCGATGGAGACCACAGTAATGCCTTTTCACTAGACGTTTTTGTCCCATCGTTAGAAGCTATTTGTTCACAAGTTTGGGGCCACTGCCGTGTTTACCACCATGGATCGATAGGCTCTCATCTCCTAGGATGGAATCTACTCTGTCACTCTCCAAGGTCCACCAGCACCTGAACACAAACAGCTACGATGACAGCAACAGCTGCAACAGCTGGGGCGGCCACCCGGATGATCCCAACGCCCCGACATTCAATCACACGTTCCCGGTTCATGACCAACTGCAGAGCGCCTTGCTGGGTGTCTCTCTAGGTTTCCTCTCCCTCCTCACCATTTTAATGAACCTGCTCGTTCTTTACGCCGTGAAAAGAGAGAAGAGCTTGCACACAGTGGGGAACCTCTACGTGATAAGCCTCTCAGTGGCCGATTTGATCGTCGGTACAACTGTGATGCCGCTCAATCTGGTGTATCTGCTTTGGGACGAATGGAAGTTGGGCAGAGCCGTCTGCCAGTTTTGGTTGATCATGGATTATGTGGCAAGCACAGCATCAATTTTTAGCTTGTTTATCCTCTGTCTGGATCGGTACCGCTCTGTGAGGCAGCCGCTGAAGTATTTGAAGTATCGAACAAGAGGGAGAGCAAGTGCAATGATAACGGGAGCCTGGCTGCTGTCCATGTTGTGGATTTTTCCTATTTTAGGATGGAGGTCCTTCACCCATGTCGAACTTAAACCCGAGGAGGAGAACAAGTGTGACACAGATTTCCGCTTTGTCACATGGTTTAAAGTTCTTACCGCTGTGTTGAATTTTTACGTGCCCTCTATTTTGATGCTTTGGTTTTACACACACATCTACTTGGCGGTAAGGCAACATCTGCGAGACAGAGAGAGGATCATTCATCCAGGAGATTCATTTGGAGGAAAGGACAACGAGCAAAAAGTTTTGTCATCAAACGACTCCAAATCTGTCGAAAAGGAATGCGAGGCTCCAGTGAAACTTTTAAAAAGGGAGCTTGACCAGAAACTTATAGAGCAGACATATTCTCtggaagaatttgataaaagcaAAAGTTCCCTCTCTAGATCACACCGAAAAATTGGCGCGCAGTGTCCTAAGCCGACCTTGCTTGCCATGACAACAAAGGAAGACAGAGTGTCTTCAAAACTAGCGAGGGACTCGTTACGTTCTGAAGAGAAGAGTCCAGATGCTGCGCTTTCACTCGCTTCAGCTTGCTTGCCACCAGAAAATGCCGGTTCTGAAAAGCACCAGGAATCATCTTTAAATGAATGTCACGTGACGGTGCCAAACTTGGTCAGCGATATCAACCAGGTGCAGAAGTACACGTCTGTActctgcaacaacaacaatcccGGTGGTTCCGTACCCTGGTCCAAAGCGTCCAATGACGCCGAGCTGGACCCGGAGAACGAGGTGACCCTGCGGCAGACGTGGCAAAGGTTCATTGATCACTCCCGTGAGAGACTTCACAGCCTGAGGATCCACAAGGAACACAAAGCAGCCAGGCAACTTGGCTTCATCATCGCAGCTTTCCTACTGTGTTGGATACCGTACTTCATAGCCTTCATGGTCATGGCCTTCTGTAGAGAATGCGTGCACCATGACCTGCACATGTTCACCATATGGCTCGGTTACATGAACTCTACCCTTAACCCTTTTATATACCCATTGTGCAATAGGAATTTTAAAAGAGTCTTCAAAAATATTCTGCATATAAATTTGTAAGTGTTCCAGTGATTCCAAAACCAATTTCTAGAACCCCGCTCTGAATAAGAAAACACTGAAGTTGCCATTTTCTTTTGTGGTGTCGCTGCTGACCACTTTCGTTTTAATAGCTAATGACAAAAACTTTAAAGTGCTTTGATGGCTCAGTGCCACACGATCCACCCGCCAGCACGTGCATGCGTTGAGGTGCCAAAGTGATGCCCTGACTGTTTCAAATGCAAGTTCACTATTCACTTGTGACAATGTAGTCTCGAGTTCAACAGTAGAGTGTCGTTTACATGGGCTTGCTTGTCACATTTGAGGTGACATGGCGTCATTTCAATGCAGGCTTCCATGTCAAGGCAATGTGTCTTCATATGTACATATTTTATGTCATTTCAGGTGTGTTTTGTAATTTTATCTGATTGAGACTCACTTTTATGCTAATGGTAATAAAGTTAAATAAAACTTTAATGATTTGGCTACAGTTCATTTTCTGTGGGGGGAATGACTTTTTCAGGTGTGTTTTGTAATTTTATCTGATTGAGACTCACTTTTATGCTAATGGTAATAAAGTGAACTAAAACTTTAATGACTTGGCTACAGTTCATTTTCTGTGGGgggaatgactttttttttttaaatataatgattgcatgaataaaataacaaaaataaatggtTTAAACAAAACCATTCCTGTAAAATTACATAATTCATCAACTTAAAAACAAACGCAATACAAGGATGTGTATGCAGCTCATTTcatagattttttattttacctagtatatataactatattccCAGTCATTTTGAAGCCTGAACCTAATTTGTGCTGATTCAATATTTGGTTTGCAGGAAGCTCAATCAGGCTCTAATAGAGCACATTATCATATTTTGCATCGGCTGTTATCACAGTGATTAAATCTCTGACAGGATAGTAATGAGGTCATAATGATGCAATATTTGAAATTAATTTATCATAATATTATAGAGAAATGCTTTATGCTGTGAAAATTGTTGATTCTTGGAATTATTTGACAAAACATGCCACAAACACGTTGTTATTAAGACGCATGATAACAATTCCTCTCTTTACGCTTTAATTCAGCAGTGTACTTTTTGGACGGTGCCTTACTCACCTGGTCATGCAGCGTTTCCCAAACTTCCTGGATCGTTTTCGTTTCAAACAGCTCCTTCCGGAACGTTGGACTCCAATGCGTTGCTCTACAGCGATGTTTCATATCAAATCTTGAATGGACGGTAGTGTCGAACAGGATTATCGACGTTTAGTTCGACTTGCTTTGCACAGCAGTGATCGCGCGGATGCACAGTGTTTATAACTTGTGCGCACTTTCACAATGAAAAAGACCCGTACCTACAGCTTTTTGTCAGTATTCTCCTTCTTTGTCGTTTGTGCATTCGTGttaacgtttttattttttgtattttattcaatGATGTACGCACCATAAACTCGGCAACCTTTGTGTTTTAAATTCGGTTGACGTCTATACCCATGATGCAATGTATTGTGGTGCCTTGCGTAATCACGTGACCAAAGGAATACGGAAGCGAGGATCTCCAAGGTAAGCGATCAAGCTTAGGCGTCAATTTTGACAGCGTTGTTTGGCTGCTTTTGACATGAGAACATTTGGAGAATGCAAGGCGGTTTTATTCGCCTAACCGTGCTGCACCCATTCACTAACGTTGCGTGAGACTTTTCTTTAGGGATCGTTGGCTAAAagtaggtgaaaaaaaaattccgaaATATTCGACGGAGTTTTGCATCTAGCATTAAAACCCCGCGGgttattatttaaataaaagatAAACGACGTTGATGGTAAGGAATAACACTAAATGCATATTAAAATTGTTCACTacacattttaatttaaaaacgaCATTCTCAGTTTAATCATTTTAAGATATAAAATCAGGCAAATCAATTATGCATAGtctgaaaaaatgtttttcctgggtagggtttgttgtaaaataaaatgtctaCATCTGTGTTTATTCTAGCACTGAGTATTTATTATAACGTCGGACAATTCAGTCCAACCAAAAGCACTATCATTTTACATTgataaaatgaaacaaataatTTAAACTAAAAGTTACTtagtttaataaataaataaatatatatatatatatatatatatatatatatatatatatatatatatatatatatatatatagatccaGTGAAAACTGCAGATAGTGATGAGCGACACAGCGGCTGAATCGGTCACGTGACTTTTTCTTAATGCGTTCCTTGCACCGACATGAGGTTTCAATCATGAATTGGACACATGCGCTGATGCGTCGGTGTTGATACTAATGTGTCAATTGTTTTTGGTACCCATAAAGTGTCTTGATGGCGGCATCCAACTCTGCAGAGCTCAAGCTGCAGTTTGCACCCTTCAGTAGCGCGCTGGAGGCAGGCTTCTGGCATCAGCTCACGGAGCGAAAACTCAATGACTACAGGCTGGATGAGAGTCCCAAATGCATCAAGGGGTACTACTACAATGGTGAGATGCAAAATATAATCAGATACAGATCAAACTGTGTATTTTTCTctgtgacaataaaaaaatgtaatcaggGATGGCCAACTTCATAAACACCTCAACTCTTGTGTTTCATTCAGGTGATCCAGTTGGTTTGCCCACCCGTCTGACCTTGGAATTCAGTGCGTTTGATGTGTAAGTTGGAGGACTTGTCTTTGAGCCAAGAGGGCCAGGCGGCAACAATTTGAACAGATGAAGAGGGGTCCAAATTGTAAATGAAATGTGTCTTGACAGTCAAGTGGGCTTTGCAGCAGATGGCACTGTCATAACCCCTTTGACTAAAAGCCTCGTTGTTGAATCTACTTTGTCAAGCCTCACTTCAGTATCACAAAGACATCACACCTTTGTGCAGTTCAATCAAAACTGTCAATTATTAATGTCAGAAAACCACTCTTTGTATTTTTGAACAACAGAGATGGGTCCACACCTGCCCATTGTTGTGAGGCTGTTGGGAAACTGTACAACACCAACACGCTGGATGCCTTCAAGAGTACTGACAAGAAGGCCTTGCTGGACAGAGAGTCCGAGGAGGTAAAATACTGCACATCAGAGGTAGGGAACATAAACGAGCAACCTTAACAAATGTTGGTTTTGTAGCTTTGGGCTGCCATACAGTCCGGAGATGCGCTCACAGACCCGAGGATCCTCTGCCGGTTTATTCTGCTGACATTTGCGGTATGTGCAATAAGCGTTTTGTAACATGTCACATGAAGTTTAAGGTTagctaacactttttttttcaacttgcaCCAGGATTTGAAGAAGTACCATTTCTACTACTGGTTCTGCTTCCCCGCTCTCTGCTTCCCAGAGGGTATAAAGCTCATAAAGGAGCCTTCCGTGTTGGCAACGGTTTTCACAGCAAAACAGGTTGATATTATTTATTAGCTTGGTaaaaatttgcaattttacaaTCACCCAGAAATTTCATTTCCGTTTCTGTGATTATCATCACATTGTTCCTCTTTTGCGCTGTCCATCTTTACTGACATCACAGTCACAGCGCAAACACCAAATTCATGTTGGAATTATCAACATTGTATATCAGCACTTGCATTATTACGATTTCATAGTGGCATAGGAGATTAAAAAAGTCCAAAAGTCTTGGCGTgtaatttattttgtaatttaaAACCCGAGATAGACTCATCTATCAATCTGTAGTCTGTAAGTGAAAATTAATATATTGCCAATTTGACACACCACAGAAGTGTGTTGTTAGGAAACCTTCcaaatttggattaaaaaaaataataataatattcaccATTCCCGTCAAACATCTAAAATATGTTCAGACACAAATATCTGAATTCACTTTACAGGTCCTTAAAATTGCTATCATCAGCAGACTACATTTTAACTTGGTGTCCTCACAGAGGTCTTGGGCAGTACAGTACAGCCTCCGctcattatttttaatgaaaaaaaatatttaagaaaTCAATAAAATTCCTCAGTGCCTCTTCCGTTATGCATCACATTTCATTATGCTTTATTAAATGATGGATATTAAAAAGTATAAGTTATTCATGATTGCCCTTCTCTTGCTGGATAGCTATATAGCAGCAGGGGGGTTCGTTAGATCTCGCCACCATACATCATAAAaagttttcttatttatttatagccTCTAAATGTGTCTCTGCCTCAGATCTCAGCTTTGCAGGAGGCCTATGATGGCCTGTgtatcaaaggcagcactactgCGGTTCCCTATTTCCTAATGAAGTATACGGATGACGCCGTTCACTTGGCCCCATTAGCAGAGTGGGGGTCATTCTTCGCTGGCACGCAAAAGGTTTgtctataaatatttttttgccatCATCCTGACGCTGAATATTATACACATTCCTGTTTATGGTTTCTACtttctaggtcgctgtgggtgTGTATGACCCGTGTACTCTGTCTCAACATCCAGGATGGCCTCTGAGGAATCTACTGGTCCTCTTAGCCAGCCAGCGGTAAATATGTGTCTTTTTCGATTGTACCATTTTCCTGGCCACATGACTTTGACAAGACGTTCTTGTGCAAGCGATTTTTTTAATGTCCATAATGAGATGATATTTAAGAATTATCACAGTGGGCCAGCGGCACTACAGCAGATTCTTGCCAGCTcataaatgcccccccccccccccccccccaagtcaaGTGAAAACCTTTCAAATCATTTGCCGCAATCACTGACTCACGGGCACTTTTTAGCCAAAGCAAACGTAATCTATTTTGTCCCACGTCTTCCTAAGCAAACCGTTAAAACATAATTGTTTATTCTGCTGATGGGAGAAATGTCTCATTTTTGCCAAGTTGTTTTTCCCCTTGAATTTGAGTGTTGTGTTGTGAAAGTGGCTCTTCAGAACCATATTAGGGAAAATGCGCTACTGCTATGTGAACTTGTTTGGATAATACCCTGGTGAGAATTTGTCAatgtgtgaggaaaaaaaatcacattgcaTGCACATtaattttgcatttattttttgtgttaggGGTGCAAAGGTGGAAACAGTCGAGGTGCTATGTTTTAGGGACAGAACCCTACAGGGAAGCCGCTCCATTCAACACAGCGTCGTTTTTCACGTCAAACTACCTGAACTTCCATCTGACTCTGGTAATCTCTTTGGGGGGGCAAGGGTTgtcttattttttgttttaaataatatAAGCCAGCGCAGTGTTGCTTGCCTTTGTTCGGTGGCTTTTAAAATTCTAAGTAGaaggtttttttgtttgttttttcattcaTAATAGAAATGAAgcctccatttttatttttttaaggggTGTTTAATATGGATGTGTCAGTGTCTTCACGCATGACTTTACGCTTCACTTCCTTCATGCATAAGGGAAACTGCGGATGAAATGATAATAGTGGGAGGGGAGCGGTGGCACTTAGTCATCTGTGAAGATTTTCAATGAGTTCAAATGAGTTTACTTCATCTGCCTCTcggaaaaaaaagcttcataATTGGCTTAATGAAATAAGTCTCAAAAGTAACATACGTCCGTCGTACATACGTTCTCTTTGTCACATATACAAGTAGATcttgtttattttgcttttgttaATGTCTGCAGCATGTCCTAAGAGTGTTGGTTGGGAAAAGAACGCCAAGGGAGCGATGGGACCCCGAATGGTCAACCTCAGTGAATGTATGGACCCCAAAAGGtattacttgaaaaaaaaaaaaaaaaaagaaaccaataATAAAGCCCATACTTAACTGTAATGTCATTCATCAGTAGATAGCaagtagcaaaatggccgccccctgaaatggataaaaacgggtcaattttgctgcttaattcatattccactaatattatattattcagATTACCCATTAATACAACCTTTCCTGACATGGACAATTAACAAAAGATTTGCTTGGTTGTGTAATATTGTGAaacgaataaaataaaataaaaaatccataaAGCTGACTGTCCCAAAAAGGGTTTTTAACTGTGCTCACTTTCTCTTCCAGGCTTGCCGAGTCATCAGTCAATCTTAATCTGAAACTGATGCGATGGAGATTGGTCCCTTCATTGGACCTGGACAAAGTAGTCAGCACCAAGTGTCTCCTGTTGGGAGCAGGAACATTGGGCTGCAATGTGGCCAGGACACTGATGGTGAGCCTGAAATAGATATATCGACGtagttactaaaaaaaaaaaaaaaaacaagacaatacTTTCCTTGTGTAGGGTTGGGGAGTGAGACGCATCACCTTTGTGGACAATGCAAAGATCTCCTACTCCAATCCGGTACGGCAGCCTCTCTATGAGTTTGAAGATTGTCTCGGAGGTGGAAAAGCCAAAGCCATAGCCGCCGTCGAGCGACTCACTAAAATCTTTCCTGGTGTGGTGAGTTCAGTTAATATCCACAATAAATATATGGAGAGTATTGATTTGTAATATCTACGACCACATATGCTGAAATGTGTAGACATCGGAGGTTAGTCTCAAGTCTTAAACTTGAAATGTCAAGCAAATGTCAAGCTAGTCGAGTCAAGTCattgcttttgttttcttcaagTCGTACCATCTCGCTCACTCACAACATATATTGCAGAAATAAAATCTGATTTACACCTTAAAGGTTAAATTCATAAAAACTGACTTTGGAATCAAATCTATATCCTGTATGGACTGCGCTCACTTTTGAGATTGTCGCCCTATGCCAAGGAAATTTCTAAAA contains the following coding sequences:
- the hrh1 gene encoding histamine H1 receptor; its protein translation is MESTLSLSKVHQHLNTNSYDDSNSCNSWGGHPDDPNAPTFNHTFPVHDQLQSALLGVSLGFLSLLTILMNLLVLYAVKREKSLHTVGNLYVISLSVADLIVGTTVMPLNLVYLLWDEWKLGRAVCQFWLIMDYVASTASIFSLFILCLDRYRSVRQPLKYLKYRTRGRASAMITGAWLLSMLWIFPILGWRSFTHVELKPEEENKCDTDFRFVTWFKVLTAVLNFYVPSILMLWFYTHIYLAVRQHLRDRERIIHPGDSFGGKDNEQKVLSSNDSKSVEKECEAPVKLLKRELDQKLIEQTYSLEEFDKSKSSLSRSHRKIGAQCPKPTLLAMTTKEDRVSSKLARDSLRSEEKSPDAALSLASACLPPENAGSEKHQESSLNECHVTVPNLVSDINQVQKYTSVLCNNNNPGGSVPWSKASNDAELDPENEVTLRQTWQRFIDHSRERLHSLRIHKEHKAARQLGFIIAAFLLCWIPYFIAFMVMAFCRECVHHDLHMFTIWLGYMNSTLNPFIYPLCNRNFKRVFKNILHINL
- the atg7 gene encoding ubiquitin-like modifier-activating enzyme ATG7, with translation MYCGALRNHVTKGIRKRGSPSVLMAASNSAELKLQFAPFSSALEAGFWHQLTERKLNDYRLDESPKCIKGYYYNGDPVGLPTRLTLEFSAFDVDGSTPAHCCEAVGKLYNTNTLDAFKSTDKKALLDRESEELWAAIQSGDALTDPRILCRFILLTFADLKKYHFYYWFCFPALCFPEGIKLIKEPSVLATVFTAKQISALQEAYDGLCIKGSTTAVPYFLMKYTDDAVHLAPLAEWGSFFAGTQKVAVGVYDPCTLSQHPGWPLRNLLVLLASQRGAKVETVEVLCFRDRTLQGSRSIQHSVVFHVKLPELPSDSACPKSVGWEKNAKGAMGPRMVNLSECMDPKRLAESSVNLNLKLMRWRLVPSLDLDKVVSTKCLLLGAGTLGCNVARTLMGWGVRRITFVDNAKISYSNPVRQPLYEFEDCLGGGKAKAIAAVERLTKIFPGVNAEGFNMSIPMPGHPVNFSQATLAQAQKDVEQLEKLISEHDVVFLLMDTRESRWLPTVIAASKRKLVVNAALGFDTFVVMRHGLKKARQNGGGDADSSPSCSSASSSSSTPVGSASSVPTSSLFSNIPGHKLGCYFCNDVVAPGDSTRDRTLDQQCTVSRPGLAMIAGALAVEMMVSILQHSEGGYAVASSSDDRMNEPPTSLGLVPHQIRGFLSRFDNVLPASLAFDKCTACSPVVLDHYEKEGFHFLSKVFNSSHSFLEDLTGLTLLHQETQAAEIWDMSDDESI